In the genome of Ignavibacteriales bacterium, one region contains:
- a CDS encoding Mut7-C ubiquitin/RNAse domain-containing protein, translating into MHKCYFRFYEELNDFLPLCKKKERFTHHYFDRASVKDMIESLGVPHIEIDMILVNGKSVNFSYIIKDEDDISVYPVFESFDISDVQHLRPQPLRDPKYVIDVHLGKLAAYLRMLGFDSIYKIDFSRDDIVALSLNEKRTILTRDRNILKRNDVTHGYWVRNNDPEHQLYEVVKRFQLKNFIKEYSRCMLCNSLLIKAEKAEIIDDIPPKVAEIHNDFYQCTGCKKIYWKGSHIEEMNKKVGEVKSGS; encoded by the coding sequence ATGCACAAATGTTATTTCAGATTTTATGAAGAGCTGAATGATTTTCTTCCTCTCTGTAAAAAGAAAGAAAGATTCACACATCATTATTTTGACAGAGCATCTGTTAAAGATATGATTGAATCACTCGGCGTGCCTCACATAGAAATAGATATGATTTTAGTAAACGGCAAATCAGTTAACTTTTCATATATCATAAAAGATGAAGATGATATAAGTGTTTATCCTGTGTTTGAATCATTTGATATTTCCGATGTTCAGCATTTGCGACCTCAGCCTCTCCGCGATCCAAAGTATGTGATTGATGTGCATCTTGGTAAACTTGCTGCGTACTTGCGTATGCTTGGTTTTGATTCGATTTACAAAATTGATTTTTCCAGAGATGACATTGTCGCATTATCACTTAATGAAAAACGAACGATACTTACACGCGACAGGAACATACTTAAACGAAATGATGTAACTCACGGTTACTGGGTAAGAAATAATGATCCTGAACATCAATTGTACGAGGTCGTAAAAAGATTTCAGTTAAAAAATTTTATTAAAGAATATTCCCGGTGTATGCTCTGCAACAGCCTGCTGATCAAAGCTGAAAAGGCAGAAATTATAGATGACATCCCGCCGAAAGTTGCAGAGATTCATAATGACTTCTATCAATGCACGGGTTGCAAAAAAATTTACTGGAAGGGCAGTCACATTGAAGAAATGAATAAGAAGGTCGGCGAAGTAAAATCAGGGAGTTAA
- a CDS encoding metallophosphoesterase — translation MSFYLRIGLGLLTIILLEFYFSRKISRALKIYFPSSERYIKRGKNIFLIALNIFPAYVLILWIISRINETRASLPENFFFDYFVMYPFWVCAMIVLQITLFFLVLDILKIPLLLFSKSVRERFKRFEAKIIIAITVLFFIYVPARIIYDYNTVSIRITEHKVQNLHPGLNNLRIAFISDTQADRYTDEKRLMNFIDKVNSTNPDLVLIAGDVITSTPDYIGTAAEYLGKLKSKYGVYTCVGDHDNWAYREDNPRSIREVTEELKKYNVKMLDNDRLTLDINNSKVNITFVTNTYVERIAPSLLDSLSNHSSDYDLKIFLTHQPREYLIDAAQKHNYDLFLAGHTHGGQITLLFPFFNLTPTLIETDFVKGDRKFGKMLAIVTRGLGMSLAPIRYNSTPEVTLISISSDNRM, via the coding sequence ATGAGCTTCTATTTACGGATCGGGCTTGGTTTACTGACAATTATACTTCTTGAATTTTATTTTTCAAGAAAAATATCCAGGGCATTGAAAATATATTTCCCCTCATCAGAGCGTTACATCAAAAGGGGCAAAAATATTTTTCTTATCGCTCTTAATATTTTCCCCGCTTATGTTTTAATCCTGTGGATCATAAGCAGGATAAATGAAACACGCGCTTCATTGCCTGAGAATTTTTTCTTTGACTACTTTGTCATGTATCCGTTCTGGGTTTGTGCAATGATCGTTTTACAGATCACGCTCTTCTTCCTCGTTTTAGATATATTAAAAATTCCTTTATTACTATTCAGTAAAAGTGTAAGAGAGAGGTTCAAAAGGTTTGAAGCGAAGATAATTATTGCAATAACCGTTTTGTTTTTTATCTATGTGCCCGCAAGAATTATTTACGATTACAATACAGTTTCGATAAGAATAACAGAACACAAAGTTCAAAATCTTCATCCCGGTCTGAATAATTTACGAATAGCTTTCATCTCCGATACACAGGCGGACAGGTACACAGATGAGAAAAGATTAATGAACTTCATTGATAAGGTGAACTCAACAAATCCTGATCTGGTACTGATTGCCGGAGATGTTATAACCTCAACACCGGATTACATAGGCACTGCCGCTGAATATCTGGGTAAACTTAAATCGAAATATGGCGTTTACACATGTGTCGGTGATCATGATAACTGGGCTTACAGGGAAGATAATCCGAGAAGCATTCGTGAGGTAACAGAAGAATTAAAAAAGTATAATGTAAAGATGCTCGACAATGATCGATTAACTCTGGATATCAATAACAGCAAAGTTAATATCACATTTGTCACAAATACTTATGTTGAAAGGATTGCCCCGTCATTACTTGACAGTCTTTCCAATCATTCATCTGATTATGATTTAAAAATATTTTTAACTCATCAGCCAAGGGAATACCTGATAGATGCAGCGCAGAAACATAATTACGATCTTTTCCTGGCAGGTCACACACACGGGGGACAGATCACATTGCTTTTCCCATTTTTTAATTTGACACCTACATTAATTGAGACTGACTTCGTGAAGGGCGACAGAAA